A single region of the Pseudomonas mandelii genome encodes:
- a CDS encoding class 1 fructose-bisphosphatase, translating into MSRVTLSRYLIEQTRSNNTPADLRFLIEVVARACKEISHAVSKGALGGVLGSMGTENVQGEVQKKLDVMSNDILLEANEWGGHLAGMASEEMDNAYQIPGKYPKGAYLLVFDPLDGSSNIDINAPVGTIFSVLRCPNEYLTQNEPLNEKAFLQPGTQQVAAGYAIYGPQTMLVLTLGNGVKGFTLDREMGSFVLTHEDITIPESTQEFAINSSNKRHWEAPVQRYVDELLAGDEGPLKKNYNMRWVAAMVADVHRILTRGGLFMYPRDNREPSKPGKLRLMYEANPMSFLVEQAGGASTDGHQRILDIKPEGLHQRVAVFLGSKEEVERVTAYHKE; encoded by the coding sequence ATGTCCCGCGTTACCCTGAGTCGCTATTTGATTGAGCAGACCCGTAGCAACAACACCCCTGCCGATCTGCGTTTCCTGATCGAAGTGGTGGCGCGTGCTTGCAAGGAAATCAGCCACGCCGTGTCCAAGGGCGCCCTGGGCGGCGTTCTGGGCAGCATGGGCACTGAAAACGTCCAAGGCGAAGTGCAGAAGAAGCTTGATGTGATGTCCAACGACATCCTGCTCGAAGCCAACGAATGGGGCGGTCACCTGGCCGGCATGGCATCCGAAGAAATGGATAATGCCTACCAGATCCCGGGCAAATACCCGAAAGGCGCGTACCTGCTGGTATTCGACCCACTGGATGGTTCGTCGAACATCGACATCAACGCGCCGGTCGGTACGATCTTCTCGGTGCTGCGTTGCCCGAACGAATACCTGACCCAGAACGAGCCTTTGAACGAAAAGGCCTTCCTGCAGCCAGGCACTCAGCAGGTTGCCGCCGGTTATGCGATTTACGGTCCACAGACCATGCTGGTGCTGACCCTGGGCAATGGCGTGAAGGGCTTTACCCTGGACCGTGAAATGGGCAGCTTCGTGCTCACCCATGAAGACATCACGATCCCGGAGTCCACGCAGGAATTTGCGATCAACTCGTCCAACAAGCGTCACTGGGAAGCGCCGGTACAACGTTATGTCGACGAATTGCTGGCTGGCGATGAAGGCCCGCTGAAAAAGAACTACAACATGCGCTGGGTCGCGGCGATGGTTGCCGACGTACACCGTATCCTGACCCGTGGCGGTCTGTTCATGTACCCACGCGACAACCGCGAGCCGTCCAAGCCGGGCAAACTGCGTCTGATGTACGAAGCCAACCCGATGTCGTTCCTGGTTGAGCAGGCTGGCGGCGCTTCCACCGATGGCCATCAGCGCATCCTCGACATCAAGCCTGAGGGCTTGCACCAGCGTGTTGCGGTGTTCCTCGGTTCGAAAGAAGAAGTCGAACGCGTCACGGCTTACCACAAGGAATAA
- the typA gene encoding translational GTPase TypA: MIENLRNIAIIAHVDHGKTTLVDKLLRQSGTLERNELNDERVMDSNDQEKERGITILAKNTAINWNGYHINIVDTPGHADFGGEVERVMSMVDSVLLLVDAQDGPMPQTRFVTKKAFEAGLRPIVVINKVDRPGARPDWVLDQIFDLFDNLGATEEQLDFKVVYASALNGIAGLEHTDMAEDMTPLYQSIVDNVPAPKVDREGPFQMQISALDYNSFLGVIGVGRIARGRIKPNTPVVAIDADGKKRNGRILKLMGHHGLHRIDVEEAAAGDIVCISGFDQLFISDTLCDPLNVEAMKPLTVDEPTVSMTFQVNDSPFCGKEGKFVTSRNIKERLDKELLYNVALRVEEGDTADKFKVSGRGELHLSVLIETMRREGFEMGVGRPEVIIRMVDGVKHEPYENVTIDLPEESQGSIMEQIGIRKGDLTNMVPDGKGRVRLEYNIPARGLIGFRNEFLTLTSGAGILTSIFDRYDVMKSGDMSGRQNGVLVSVATGKALTYSLETLQARGKLFLGHGEDVYEGQIVGINSRDNDLGVNPTKGKKLDNMRASGKDETIALVPPIRFTLEQALEFVQEDELCEVTPKSIRLRKKILGESERTRAAKKAGN, from the coding sequence GTGATCGAAAATCTACGCAACATCGCCATCATTGCTCACGTTGACCATGGTAAGACCACCCTGGTAGACAAACTCTTGCGTCAATCCGGCACCCTGGAGCGCAACGAGCTCAACGACGAGCGCGTGATGGACTCCAACGACCAGGAGAAAGAACGCGGTATTACCATTCTGGCGAAAAACACCGCCATCAACTGGAACGGCTACCACATCAACATCGTGGACACCCCGGGCCACGCCGACTTCGGCGGCGAAGTTGAACGCGTAATGTCGATGGTTGACTCCGTTCTGCTGCTGGTTGACGCTCAAGACGGCCCTATGCCGCAAACCCGTTTCGTGACCAAGAAGGCTTTCGAAGCCGGCCTGCGTCCAATCGTGGTGATCAACAAGGTTGACCGTCCAGGCGCACGTCCGGACTGGGTTCTGGACCAGATCTTCGACCTGTTCGACAACCTCGGTGCTACCGAAGAACAGCTGGACTTCAAAGTCGTCTACGCCTCGGCCCTGAACGGCATTGCCGGTCTGGAACACACCGACATGGCTGAAGACATGACCCCGCTGTACCAGTCGATCGTCGACAACGTACCTGCGCCGAAAGTCGACCGTGAAGGTCCGTTCCAGATGCAGATCTCCGCTCTGGACTACAACAGCTTCCTGGGTGTTATCGGCGTTGGCCGTATCGCTCGTGGCCGCATCAAGCCGAACACTCCGGTTGTTGCTATCGACGCCGACGGCAAGAAGCGTAACGGTCGTATCCTGAAGCTGATGGGTCACCACGGTCTGCACCGTATCGACGTTGAAGAAGCAGCTGCCGGCGACATCGTCTGCATCAGCGGCTTCGACCAGCTGTTCATCTCCGACACTCTGTGCGACCCACTGAACGTCGAAGCGATGAAGCCGCTGACCGTTGACGAACCAACCGTTTCCATGACCTTCCAGGTAAACGACTCGCCTTTCTGCGGTAAAGAAGGCAAGTTCGTGACGTCCCGTAACATCAAGGAACGTCTGGACAAGGAACTGCTCTACAACGTTGCCCTGCGCGTTGAAGAAGGCGACACCGCCGACAAGTTCAAAGTCTCCGGCCGTGGTGAGCTGCACCTCTCGGTACTGATCGAAACCATGCGTCGCGAAGGCTTCGAAATGGGTGTTGGTCGTCCGGAAGTGATCATCCGCATGGTTGACGGCGTGAAGCACGAACCGTACGAAAACGTGACCATCGACCTGCCAGAAGAATCGCAAGGTTCGATCATGGAACAGATCGGTATCCGTAAAGGCGACCTGACCAACATGGTTCCGGATGGCAAGGGCCGTGTGCGCCTTGAGTACAACATCCCGGCTCGTGGCCTGATCGGTTTCCGTAACGAGTTCCTGACCCTGACCTCCGGTGCAGGCATCCTGACCTCGATCTTCGACCGTTACGACGTGATGAAGTCCGGCGACATGTCCGGCCGTCAAAACGGCGTGCTGGTTTCGGTTGCTACCGGTAAGGCTCTGACTTACTCGCTGGAAACCCTGCAAGCTCGCGGCAAACTGTTCCTGGGTCACGGTGAAGACGTGTACGAAGGTCAAATCGTCGGCATCAACAGCCGCGACAACGACCTGGGCGTCAACCCAACCAAAGGCAAGAAGCTCGACAACATGCGGGCCTCGGGTAAAGACGAAACCATCGCTCTGGTTCCGCCTATCCGTTTCACCCTGGAACAAGCTCTGGAATTCGTTCAAGAAGACGAATTGTGCGAAGTCACTCCTAAGTCCATCCGTCTTCGCAAGAAGATCCTGGGCGAAAGCGAGCGTACCCGCGCTGCCAAGAAAGCTGGTAACTGA
- a CDS encoding glycogen/starch/alpha-glucan phosphorylase: MTQEPLVREAEVAAFRDAVLTKLTYAVGKDPDHAFDHDWFEAIALAARDHMVEHWMDHTRQIYRKGQKRVYYLSLEFLIGRLLYDSLSNLGLLDVAREALTELGVDLERIRLLEPDAALGNGGLGRLAACFMESMSTLGIAGHGYGIRYEHGLFRQAIVDGWQQEQTEHWLDFGNPWEFERPEVVYPIGFGGSVETVTDENGKSKQVWSPAETVRAIAYDTPVVGWRGASVNTLRLWRARAMEDLHLERFNAGDHLGAVAEVARAESISRVLYPADSTEAGQELRLRQEYFFVAASLQDLLRRHRNMHTSVLTLGDHAAIQLNDTHPSIAVAELMRQLVDVYDVAWDAAWQVTVDTLSYTNHTLLPEALETWPVGLMERMLPRHMQIIYQINAQHIDSLRAKGIHDFDVLRAVSLIEEDNGRRVRMGNLAFLGSHSVNGVSALHTQLMRKTVFSELHKLYPERINNKTNGITFRRWLYQANPELTSMMVDALGPDLLDNAEARLKELEPFAEKAAFRKAFAEQRLHSKKALAYLIHERLGIAVNPAAMFDVQVKRIHEYKRQLLNLMHTVALYQAIRAEPEIDWVPRVKIFAGKAAASYHQAKLIIKLTNDIARVVNNDPTVRGLLKVVFLPNYNVSLAESIIPAADLSEQISTAGFEASGTSNMKFGLNGALTIGTLDGANVEMCEFIGPEHMFIFGLSAQQVEARKQNHEFNATPDIAASHRLNDVLQAIRGGVFSPDDPARYTGLIDSLIDYDRFLVCADFDSYWDAQMRVEAHWHDSQAWWRSAVLNTSRMGWFSSDRTIREYATDIWKALE, translated from the coding sequence ATGACTCAAGAACCACTTGTTCGCGAAGCAGAGGTGGCCGCATTTCGCGATGCCGTCTTGACCAAACTCACCTACGCGGTGGGCAAAGACCCGGATCACGCCTTCGACCACGACTGGTTCGAAGCTATTGCGTTGGCAGCGCGCGATCACATGGTCGAGCACTGGATGGATCACACCCGGCAGATCTACCGCAAAGGTCAGAAACGGGTTTACTACCTCTCTCTGGAATTTCTCATCGGCCGGCTGCTCTACGACAGCCTGAGCAACCTTGGCCTGCTCGACGTCGCCCGCGAAGCGCTGACCGAACTCGGCGTCGACCTGGAACGTATCCGCCTGCTGGAGCCCGACGCGGCGCTGGGCAACGGCGGCCTCGGTCGTCTGGCAGCGTGCTTCATGGAAAGCATGTCGACCCTCGGCATCGCTGGCCACGGCTACGGTATTCGTTATGAACACGGCTTGTTCCGCCAGGCCATCGTCGACGGCTGGCAGCAGGAGCAAACCGAACACTGGCTGGACTTCGGCAACCCGTGGGAATTTGAACGGCCTGAAGTCGTGTACCCGATCGGCTTCGGCGGCAGTGTCGAAACCGTCACCGATGAAAACGGCAAGTCCAAGCAAGTCTGGTCCCCGGCGGAAACCGTGCGGGCCATTGCCTACGACACGCCGGTGGTCGGCTGGCGCGGGGCGAGCGTCAATACGCTGCGCCTGTGGCGTGCCCGCGCCATGGAAGATCTGCACCTGGAGCGCTTCAACGCCGGTGACCACTTGGGCGCTGTGGCCGAAGTCGCCCGGGCAGAAAGCATCTCCCGCGTGCTCTACCCGGCGGACAGCACCGAAGCCGGCCAGGAACTGCGCCTGCGACAGGAATACTTCTTTGTCGCCGCGTCCTTGCAGGACTTGCTGCGCCGCCATCGCAACATGCACACCTCGGTCCTGACCCTGGGCGACCACGCGGCGATCCAGCTCAACGACACGCACCCCTCGATTGCCGTGGCCGAATTGATGCGTCAGCTCGTCGACGTCTACGACGTGGCATGGGATGCCGCGTGGCAGGTCACTGTCGACACGCTCTCGTACACCAATCACACGCTGTTGCCGGAAGCGCTGGAAACCTGGCCGGTCGGTTTGATGGAGCGGATGCTGCCGCGGCACATGCAGATCATTTACCAGATCAACGCCCAGCACATTGACTCGTTGCGCGCCAAAGGCATTCACGACTTCGACGTGCTGCGCGCGGTGTCGCTGATCGAGGAAGACAACGGCCGCCGAGTGCGCATGGGCAACCTGGCGTTCCTCGGATCCCACAGCGTCAACGGCGTGTCCGCGCTGCACACGCAGCTGATGCGCAAAACCGTGTTCTCCGAACTGCACAAGCTCTATCCAGAGCGGATCAACAACAAGACCAACGGCATCACCTTCCGCCGCTGGCTCTACCAGGCCAACCCCGAGCTGACGTCGATGATGGTCGACGCCCTCGGCCCGGACCTGTTGGACAACGCTGAAGCACGCCTGAAGGAACTGGAGCCGTTTGCCGAGAAAGCTGCGTTCCGCAAAGCCTTCGCCGAGCAGCGGCTGCACAGCAAAAAAGCCCTGGCGTACCTGATTCATGAACGACTGGGGATCGCGGTCAACCCGGCGGCCATGTTCGACGTGCAGGTCAAGCGGATCCACGAATACAAACGCCAGTTACTCAACCTGATGCACACCGTGGCGTTGTACCAGGCGATTCGCGCCGAGCCGGAAATCGACTGGGTGCCGCGGGTGAAGATCTTCGCCGGCAAGGCGGCGGCCAGTTATCACCAGGCCAAGCTGATCATCAAGTTGACCAACGACATCGCCCGGGTGGTGAACAACGACCCGACGGTGCGCGGACTGCTCAAAGTGGTGTTCCTGCCCAACTACAACGTCAGCCTGGCGGAAAGCATCATTCCGGCGGCGGATTTGTCTGAGCAGATTTCCACCGCGGGCTTTGAAGCCTCGGGCACCAGCAACATGAAGTTCGGCCTCAACGGTGCGCTGACCATCGGCACCCTCGATGGCGCCAACGTCGAAATGTGCGAGTTCATCGGCCCCGAGCACATGTTCATCTTCGGCCTCAGTGCCCAGCAGGTTGAGGCGCGCAAGCAGAACCATGAGTTCAATGCGACGCCGGATATTGCCGCATCACACCGTTTGAATGACGTGCTGCAAGCGATTCGCGGCGGGGTGTTCTCGCCGGATGATCCGGCCCGTTACACCGGGTTGATCGACTCGCTGATCGATTACGACCGCTTCCTGGTCTGCGCCGATTTCGATTCCTATTGGGACGCGCAGATGCGCGTGGAAGCCCATTGGCATGATTCGCAAGCCTGGTGGCGTTCGGCGGTGTTGAATACTTCCCGGATGGGCTGGTTCTCGTCCGACCGGACCATTCGCGAGTACGCCACGGATATCTGGAAGGCATTGGAGTAA
- a CDS encoding YkgJ family cysteine cluster protein translates to MMKSNLIAAAEIDRLDTWAKYSAPMCGSCVSSCCTLPVEVKIKDLIRIGIVDEFERGEPPKNIAKRLQKEGIVERYNQKSEIFTLQRMSNNDCLYLDRKSRLCTIYEKRPDTCRNHPKIGPRPGYCAYKPKEVARESSASRRTLEKF, encoded by the coding sequence ATGATGAAGTCCAACCTGATCGCCGCTGCGGAGATCGATCGCCTCGATACCTGGGCCAAATATTCTGCACCGATGTGCGGCTCGTGTGTATCCAGCTGCTGCACGCTTCCGGTCGAGGTCAAGATCAAGGACCTGATCCGCATCGGCATCGTCGACGAGTTCGAGCGCGGCGAGCCGCCAAAGAACATTGCCAAGCGCTTGCAGAAGGAAGGGATCGTCGAGCGTTACAACCAGAAGTCCGAGATCTTCACCCTCCAGCGCATGAGCAACAACGATTGCCTGTACCTGGATCGTAAGAGCCGTCTGTGCACTATTTATGAAAAGCGCCCGGACACTTGCCGCAATCACCCGAAAATCGGGCCACGGCCGGGGTATTGCGCATACAAGCCTAAAGAAGTGGCGCGCGAGAGCAGCGCCAGCCGTAGGACGCTTGAGAAGTTCTGA
- a CDS encoding DUF3999 domain-containing protein has translation MSQKLNLGWLGAVALGVALSASAQEKPADFATHVPLSVSGEGPWYRLELPLSVQLNARQTDLSDVRVFNAAGEAQAYALAREAASTRENRTLTDVKWFPLYTSADATERAPGIRVQSSANGTLVEVQPSSQLEAGEEVLRGWLLDASAIKAPLQQLILDWTSERDGFQRFTIEASDDLQHWQSWGEGQVARLTFADERVEQHEVGLPGQSARYLRLLWNSPQLAPTLTSAQLQSASPRSLPLPLVWSQPLAGSSVKAGEYTWQLPMGLNVERVQVELSQPNSLAPVTLSGRRESSLPWQPLTSGLLYRLTQSGQDVVQNELQLSGQTVQQLKLVVDERGGGLGAEAPTLKFAVRSTQLVFLARGAGPYTLALGSATVRAANLPLSTLIPDYSAAKWAALGKASVEGAAVVSNSSTVTAAASADTDWKKFGLWGVLLLSVLFLAAMAFSLLRKPPVKP, from the coding sequence TTGAGTCAGAAGTTGAACCTGGGCTGGTTGGGCGCTGTTGCGTTGGGTGTGGCGCTGTCCGCCAGCGCTCAGGAAAAACCGGCGGACTTTGCCACGCACGTGCCGTTGTCGGTGAGCGGCGAAGGGCCTTGGTATCGCCTCGAATTGCCCTTGAGCGTGCAACTCAATGCGCGGCAAACGGACCTCAGCGATGTTCGCGTGTTCAACGCTGCCGGTGAGGCCCAGGCCTACGCCTTGGCTCGCGAGGCGGCGTCAACCCGGGAAAATCGCACGCTGACCGACGTGAAATGGTTCCCGCTGTACACCTCGGCGGACGCCACGGAGCGTGCGCCGGGCATCCGCGTGCAATCGAGCGCGAACGGCACGTTGGTCGAAGTGCAACCGTCGAGTCAGCTGGAGGCGGGCGAAGAAGTGCTACGCGGCTGGTTGCTCGACGCCAGCGCCATCAAGGCGCCGTTGCAGCAGTTGATCCTCGACTGGACCAGCGAGCGCGATGGCTTTCAGCGTTTCACCATCGAGGCCAGCGACGACTTGCAGCATTGGCAGTCGTGGGGCGAAGGCCAGGTGGCGCGGCTGACGTTTGCCGATGAACGGGTCGAGCAGCATGAAGTCGGCTTGCCGGGGCAATCGGCGCGTTATCTGCGCCTGCTGTGGAATTCACCGCAATTGGCACCGACGCTGACGTCTGCGCAGCTGCAAAGCGCGAGTCCCCGCAGTCTGCCGCTGCCGTTGGTCTGGTCGCAGCCGCTGGCGGGCAGCAGCGTGAAGGCGGGAGAGTACACCTGGCAGTTGCCGATGGGGCTGAATGTCGAGCGGGTTCAGGTCGAGCTGAGTCAGCCCAACAGCCTGGCGCCGGTGACGTTGTCCGGTCGTCGCGAAAGCAGCCTGCCGTGGCAGCCGCTGACCAGCGGTTTGCTCTATCGCCTGACCCAGAGTGGCCAGGACGTGGTGCAGAACGAATTGCAGCTGTCGGGGCAAACCGTACAGCAGTTGAAGCTGGTCGTGGATGAGCGCGGCGGTGGCTTGGGTGCTGAAGCGCCGACGTTGAAGTTTGCTGTGCGCTCGACGCAATTGGTGTTCCTGGCGCGTGGGGCGGGGCCTTATACGCTGGCGCTGGGGAGTGCGACGGTGAGGGCGGCGAACCTGCCGTTGTCGACGCTGATCCCGGATTACAGCGCGGCCAAGTGGGCGGCGCTGGGCAAGGCTTCGGTGGAGGGTGCGGCGGTGGTGAGCAACTCCTCCACGGTGACTGCGGCCGCGTCAGCGGACACGGACTGGAAGAAGTTCGGGTTGTGGGGTGTGTTGCTGCTGAGCGTGCTGTTTCTCGCAGCGATGGCGTTCAGTTTGCTGCGCAAGCCCCCCGTTAAACCCTGA
- a CDS encoding DUF2339 domain-containing protein — MQWMFMLIGLVLGWILDESFSDALLGALLGLGVGQAIRIGRLDSEATEQRRLLEQAQVALNGVQQRLALLEVPGVTTPETSEPVASEAAPSPDFTLDDIPVETPELIWDLPPELETMSATPAQTSRPLPDDVWKPEPVTREPQQPAVPRGPSFIERAISGARNWLFGGNTVLRVGVVLLFLGLAFLLRYATEGMVVPIELRYAGVAAAALGLLGLGWWLRTRNSNYALMLQGTGIAVLYLTVFAAMRLHPLLDPSAALGLLVAVTVFSAILAITQDALGLAAAAALGGFAAPILTSTGAGNHVALFSYFALLNAGILAIAWFKAWRLLNLIGFVGTFGIGFAWGLRSYTPELLWSTEPFLVLFFLMYLAIGLLFARRKLLEMSDAPEDDSREALLRWSARKGDYVDGTMLFGPPLVGFGLQFALVQHLEFAAAFSALALGMIYMGLARFLMGGRALLLAETCLALGVIFASLAIPLGLDARWTAAAWAVEGAGIFWLGLRQQRPLARAFALLLQLGSAIAFVSELRIGDGSLLDGAPLGALMLGVALLFSFYQLRKALLEQTSEWERKGRPVLACLGLTFLYLLAPLFFLTHGTAISWALAGLATLFVGLRLQSRTFLFTAFAVQLLGGALFLLRLQGSSGESGAVFSAGWSGLLSASLIGLALIAGMLLAARDEMVRSDVRLLRGLSVVLLAGLVLINLAVLFVLPWQTASAVWAASGLFIIWLSLYLKQRVSFVFGLLLQLIGGAAFLFAGPDLLGPLASEGLKPLAHSGFWTPLVLGLAAMVGAWRLQLGNHASAFDVLSLQRLSEVLLVWGAGWWALAWISEVLRFAPLNLQATLLLAVAALSVALWAVLALRLNWSSLGLLCTLLMPAAGLVLLAAWHSRYHPAANFGWLVWAAVFVVHFISLRRLAPMLPARALSTAHVLGCWLLIGVLALELRYGLLLLSEQYNAWRWLGWAILPSLYLVLMAAPRNGPWPVSAYPREYRFYAAAPLALLMLGWFWLANIVSDGTAEPLPYVPLVNPLELGLLFALFGVYVWSRSAVTQLAIRKVYIAHATQLIAGVSLFAFFTALVMRTAHHWGGVPFELDALLESMLVQAGLSIVWTLMALSLMIGGHLRHRREVWLIGAALIGVVVAKLFFVELSNRGGLARIVSFIGVGVLLLVVGYFAPLPPKRAEAARQGGADAERPAPETEGVSS; from the coding sequence ATGCAATGGATGTTCATGCTGATTGGGCTGGTGCTGGGCTGGATACTCGATGAGTCATTCAGCGATGCGCTATTGGGTGCGCTGCTCGGGTTGGGAGTAGGGCAGGCCATTCGTATCGGCCGCCTGGATTCAGAAGCGACCGAGCAACGTCGTCTGCTGGAGCAGGCGCAGGTTGCGCTCAATGGCGTGCAGCAACGCCTGGCATTGTTGGAGGTGCCGGGCGTCACAACGCCTGAAACCAGCGAGCCGGTTGCCAGCGAAGCCGCTCCGTCGCCTGACTTCACCCTCGATGACATTCCTGTCGAAACCCCCGAGCTGATCTGGGATCTTCCGCCCGAACTCGAGACGATGAGCGCAACGCCGGCGCAAACCAGCCGTCCGCTGCCCGACGATGTCTGGAAACCCGAGCCTGTTACCCGCGAACCGCAACAACCCGCCGTCCCGCGTGGCCCGAGCTTCATCGAGCGGGCCATCAGCGGCGCTCGCAACTGGCTGTTCGGCGGCAACACCGTGCTGCGGGTCGGCGTGGTGCTGTTGTTCCTCGGTCTGGCGTTCTTGCTGCGGTATGCCACCGAAGGCATGGTGGTGCCGATCGAACTGCGTTACGCCGGGGTTGCGGCCGCTGCGTTGGGCCTGCTTGGTCTGGGTTGGTGGCTCAGGACACGCAACAGCAATTACGCGCTGATGCTGCAAGGCACCGGCATCGCCGTGTTGTACCTGACGGTGTTTGCCGCGATGCGCCTGCACCCGCTGCTCGATCCAAGCGCCGCCCTGGGGCTGCTGGTCGCGGTCACGGTGTTCTCGGCGATTCTCGCCATCACCCAGGATGCGTTGGGCCTGGCCGCGGCCGCTGCACTCGGCGGCTTCGCGGCACCGATCCTGACTTCCACCGGGGCCGGCAACCACGTCGCGCTGTTCAGCTACTTCGCCTTGCTCAACGCCGGCATCCTCGCCATCGCCTGGTTCAAGGCCTGGCGACTGCTGAACCTGATCGGTTTCGTCGGCACCTTCGGCATCGGTTTCGCCTGGGGCCTGCGCTCCTACACACCGGAATTGCTGTGGAGCACCGAACCGTTCCTGGTGCTGTTCTTCCTGATGTACCTGGCCATCGGCCTGCTGTTTGCCCGTCGCAAGCTGCTGGAGATGAGCGACGCCCCCGAGGACGATAGCCGCGAGGCGCTGCTGCGCTGGTCGGCGCGCAAGGGCGATTACGTCGACGGCACGATGCTGTTCGGCCCGCCGCTGGTGGGCTTCGGATTGCAGTTCGCGCTGGTTCAGCATTTGGAGTTTGCCGCAGCGTTCAGTGCCTTGGCCTTGGGCATGATCTACATGGGCCTGGCGCGTTTCCTGATGGGCGGCCGCGCATTGCTGCTCGCGGAAACCTGTTTGGCGCTGGGCGTGATCTTCGCCAGCCTCGCGATTCCGCTGGGGCTCGACGCGCGCTGGACGGCCGCCGCTTGGGCCGTCGAGGGCGCGGGCATTTTCTGGCTCGGCCTGCGTCAGCAACGACCGCTGGCTCGTGCGTTTGCCTTGCTGCTGCAACTGGGCTCGGCCATCGCGTTTGTCAGCGAATTGCGCATCGGCGACGGCAGTTTGCTCGACGGCGCTCCGCTGGGCGCGTTGATGCTCGGCGTGGCGTTGTTGTTCAGCTTCTATCAATTGCGCAAAGCCCTGCTCGAACAGACATCGGAATGGGAGCGCAAAGGGCGGCCGGTGTTGGCTTGCCTGGGCCTGACCTTCCTCTATCTTTTGGCGCCATTGTTCTTCCTGACCCACGGCACCGCGATCAGCTGGGCGTTGGCGGGGTTGGCGACGTTGTTTGTCGGCTTGCGCCTGCAATCGCGTACGTTCCTGTTCACCGCGTTTGCTGTCCAGTTGCTCGGCGGTGCGCTGTTCCTGCTGCGCTTGCAAGGTTCCAGCGGTGAGTCTGGCGCCGTGTTTAGCGCGGGTTGGAGCGGTTTGCTCAGTGCGTCTTTGATCGGCCTCGCGCTGATCGCCGGCATGTTGCTCGCCGCGCGTGATGAAATGGTGCGCAGCGATGTCCGGCTGCTGCGCGGCTTGTCGGTGGTGTTGCTGGCGGGTCTGGTGCTGATCAATCTGGCGGTGCTGTTCGTGCTGCCCTGGCAGACCGCGAGTGCGGTGTGGGCGGCCAGTGGCTTGTTCATCATTTGGCTGAGCCTGTACCTCAAGCAGCGCGTGAGTTTTGTCTTCGGTTTGCTTTTGCAGTTGATTGGCGGCGCGGCGTTCCTGTTCGCGGGGCCGGACCTGCTCGGGCCGCTGGCCAGCGAAGGGTTGAAACCTCTGGCCCACAGCGGTTTCTGGACGCCGCTGGTGTTGGGCCTGGCCGCGATGGTCGGAGCGTGGCGCTTGCAACTTGGCAACCATGCCTCGGCGTTTGATGTGCTGAGCTTGCAGCGTTTGTCCGAAGTGTTGCTGGTGTGGGGCGCAGGCTGGTGGGCGCTGGCGTGGATCAGTGAAGTGCTGCGTTTTGCACCGCTGAATCTGCAAGCAACCTTGTTGCTGGCGGTTGCCGCCTTGAGCGTGGCGCTGTGGGCGGTGTTGGCGCTGCGCTTGAATTGGTCGTCGCTGGGCCTGCTTTGCACCTTGCTGATGCCCGCTGCCGGTCTGGTACTGCTCGCCGCGTGGCACTCGCGATATCACCCGGCGGCCAATTTCGGTTGGCTGGTGTGGGCGGCCGTGTTCGTCGTGCATTTCATCTCCCTGCGACGCTTGGCGCCGATGTTGCCGGCGCGTGCCCTGAGCACCGCTCATGTGCTCGGCTGCTGGCTGTTGATCGGTGTGCTGGCCTTGGAGCTGCGTTACGGTTTGCTGCTGTTGTCCGAGCAGTACAACGCCTGGCGCTGGTTGGGTTGGGCGATCCTGCCGAGTCTGTATCTGGTGCTGATGGCGGCGCCACGCAATGGGCCTTGGCCTGTTTCGGCGTATCCACGCGAGTACCGTTTTTATGCGGCGGCACCTTTGGCGCTGCTGATGCTCGGCTGGTTCTGGCTGGCGAATATCGTCAGCGACGGCACGGCCGAGCCGCTGCCCTATGTGCCGCTGGTCAATCCGTTGGAGTTGGGTCTGCTGTTTGCGCTGTTCGGCGTCTACGTCTGGTCCCGCAGCGCCGTGACGCAACTGGCGATTCGCAAAGTTTACATAGCGCACGCCACGCAACTGATCGCCGGGGTCTCGCTGTTCGCGTTCTTCACCGCACTGGTGATGCGCACCGCGCACCATTGGGGCGGTGTGCCGTTCGAGCTCGATGCGTTGCTTGAATCGATGCTGGTGCAGGCGGGGCTGTCTATTGTCTGGACCCTGATGGCGCTGAGCCTGATGATCGGCGGCCATCTGCGTCATCGCCGTGAAGTCTGGCTGATCGGCGCCGCGCTGATTGGCGTGGTGGTGGCCAAACTGTTCTTTGTCGAACTGAGTAACCGTGGCGGCCTTGCGCGGATTGTGTCGTTTATCGGCGTCGGCGTGTTGCTGCTGGTGGTGGGCTATTTCGCGCCGCTGCCGCCCAAGCGCGCCGAGGCTGCGCGCCAAGGCGGAGCCGACGCTGAAAGGCCGGCCCCTGAAACCGAAGGAGTGTCGTCTTGA